The following proteins are encoded in a genomic region of Chryseobacterium cucumeris:
- a CDS encoding RagB/SusD family nutrient uptake outer membrane protein, with amino-acid sequence MKKNIIKISLAALTAFVSLTSCDRNLDQISSINEDQEQAMTRPETFRQAMDGAYTALKGAGYYTSDTGNQLIMGDLTTDNLVRTTTGRNTNFAASNFEFSSDNSQTTGLFSAAYLVISRANFVLKYINNGVLSGTQKTNLEAEARALRAIAHFDIVRAYSQIPTQSAGAKNTIGIYYSETYSPLSNTSSRNLTVDQVYDKITADLLFAADNITQNDADKGRLSKAAIYGLLSRIDLYRGDYVNTIKYGELALNLSPSITTLDNFTRIWKENEGISRITDGVLFQISNSAAEQNTVGVAYNQSVPALRSEFVVDYDLYTAYTSNDVRKGAYFTVGTYSGQKYNHVTKYSGNGGPSNIVPVKYLRSAEVLLNVAEAYYRTGNGAQALVLLNKLRAERYSSFTPGTETGQALLDAILKERRLELAFENDRWYTLKRLNLAVQRSGKGDLFDGTGTPAVAQTLEAGSYKWQWPIPISAIQANPNIKQNDQY; translated from the coding sequence ATGAAAAAGAATATAATAAAAATAAGTTTAGCTGCGTTAACTGCCTTTGTATCGTTAACGTCTTGTGACAGAAATTTAGATCAAATCTCATCAATCAATGAAGATCAGGAGCAGGCAATGACGAGACCTGAGACCTTCAGACAGGCCATGGACGGTGCCTATACAGCGCTTAAAGGAGCTGGGTATTATACGAGTGATACAGGAAACCAACTTATCATGGGTGATCTTACCACTGATAACCTGGTTCGTACAACTACAGGAAGAAATACCAATTTTGCGGCGTCAAACTTCGAATTCTCATCCGATAATTCACAGACAACAGGTTTGTTTAGTGCAGCTTATCTTGTAATCAGCAGAGCTAATTTTGTTTTGAAATATATCAATAACGGAGTATTATCCGGAACACAGAAAACAAATTTGGAAGCTGAAGCAAGAGCATTAAGAGCAATAGCTCATTTTGATATTGTGAGAGCGTATTCCCAAATCCCAACTCAATCTGCAGGAGCTAAAAATACGATCGGAATTTATTATTCTGAAACATATTCTCCTTTAAGTAATACATCATCCCGAAATCTTACTGTTGATCAGGTATATGATAAAATTACAGCAGATCTATTATTTGCTGCTGATAATATAACTCAGAATGATGCTGATAAAGGAAGATTGAGCAAAGCAGCTATATACGGATTATTGTCCAGAATTGATCTTTATAGAGGAGACTATGTTAATACTATCAAATATGGTGAATTAGCATTAAACCTTTCTCCAAGTATCACAACATTGGATAACTTTACAAGAATCTGGAAAGAAAACGAAGGTATATCCAGAATTACTGATGGAGTATTATTCCAGATATCGAACTCTGCAGCCGAGCAAAATACGGTAGGAGTTGCATACAACCAGTCAGTTCCGGCTTTAAGATCAGAATTTGTTGTAGATTACGATTTATATACAGCTTATACATCAAATGATGTTAGAAAAGGAGCTTACTTTACTGTGGGTACATATAGCGGACAAAAATACAACCACGTTACAAAATATTCTGGTAATGGTGGTCCTTCTAATATTGTACCGGTTAAATATCTTAGATCTGCTGAAGTATTATTGAATGTAGCTGAAGCATATTACAGAACAGGTAATGGTGCACAGGCTTTGGTTCTATTAAATAAATTAAGAGCTGAAAGATATTCATCATTTACACCTGGTACAGAAACAGGACAGGCTCTTTTAGATGCTATCCTGAAAGAAAGAAGACTGGAGCTTGCATTTGAAAATGACAGATGGTATACATTGAAGAGATTAAACCTTGCCGTTCAGAGATCAGGTAAAGGAGATCTTTTTGATGGTACCGGTACCCCTGCAGTTGCACAGACTCTTGAAGCTGGAAGCTACAAGTGGCAGTGGCCAATTCCTATTTCTGCTATTCAGGCAAACCCGAATATTAAGCAGAAT